The following coding sequences are from one uncultured Bacteroides sp. window:
- a CDS encoding LruC domain-containing protein — protein MKITLKQTLAIALLTLSGMFVSCVDSGKDLYDAQKTKALYEEAFPVKNVDPEMDWKTTNTASVNVSVNEDEGIDYKIQVFDANPLNPESKAKLLTSGEANNETSFTTTMDYPSALTRVFIARVDANGRYMVTTDSIKNGVITASFGNTTISNRSLTRAASNEIPTIDAPYSPSDVSTMLNNVNATEIKDGWDLAGKKSWGGDYSTYPIFSIPNTNIRYFKITKNVSTNFSITSTNTKAKVIITGKLTINNNYNINSGEFIIADGGELVLSHDLILTNGAYITVLPGGKISGNYTINVADGSNHKTNYNGGEVNIKTFDIDCTGIFYNAGKLTLNSYNASSYDAVLINRGHITANTIFGNNNTDIQNACYIETSGNLTCRKLVMGSSSAIKCGSFTNDGTSILTMTAHENSMLTCTGAIDMNRIITGPRSGYALIKFDGSKLSDRINYSNVAVNNNIICDIANQRSSGSIHFWNWTPFDWLVNRLYHGATYCNENKANFLLPAGDCTGEGYGASGSDDVNVNPMNYTYAYEDNYPSAGDYDFNDIVLNVSTEYDREKRTNDIKKIQYNVTLSAVGATKKLGAALRLVGINKSAIKSITFGGDQNSFRQTLSGSMFEDATTETNGSEVVIPLFGDAHAVYGYSQRKMLNTGLENTNKLYTLEVIIELNDQTKTAPIISMDNLDFFIAYGNIGSRTEIHLYEMKNYGATANGTIHQQNLDAAGNYTWAIRVPEFKYPKESVGITTAYPDFQAWATDRMVHTDWYKSYSNSKVYIRE, from the coding sequence ATGAAAATTACATTAAAACAAACTCTTGCGATTGCGTTATTAACGCTTTCTGGTATGTTTGTAAGTTGTGTTGATTCTGGAAAAGATCTCTATGATGCGCAAAAGACCAAAGCATTATATGAAGAGGCTTTCCCTGTAAAAAATGTAGATCCTGAAATGGATTGGAAAACAACAAATACAGCCAGTGTCAATGTTAGTGTAAATGAGGATGAAGGAATCGATTATAAAATACAAGTATTCGACGCCAACCCTCTCAATCCTGAAAGCAAAGCAAAATTATTAACTTCTGGTGAGGCTAATAATGAGACATCCTTTACTACTACAATGGATTATCCGAGTGCATTAACTAGAGTATTTATAGCTCGTGTTGATGCTAATGGTAGATACATGGTAACGACAGATAGTATTAAAAATGGTGTCATAACAGCCTCCTTTGGAAATACAACGATAAGCAATCGTTCACTTACAAGAGCGGCTTCCAATGAAATCCCAACCATTGATGCTCCTTACAGCCCTAGCGATGTTTCCACCATGCTAAACAATGTAAATGCAACTGAAATAAAGGATGGATGGGATTTAGCTGGCAAAAAATCATGGGGAGGGGACTATAGTACATACCCTATATTTAGTATACCTAATACTAATATTCGCTATTTTAAAATAACGAAAAACGTTTCAACAAACTTTAGTATTACTTCCACTAATACTAAAGCAAAAGTAATAATAACAGGAAAACTTACCATCAATAATAATTATAACATCAACAGCGGTGAATTCATTATAGCTGATGGTGGAGAATTAGTCCTTTCTCATGATCTCATATTAACAAATGGAGCATATATCACAGTATTGCCTGGTGGAAAAATATCCGGCAATTACACAATCAATGTAGCAGATGGTTCCAACCATAAAACGAATTATAATGGCGGCGAAGTCAATATCAAAACGTTTGATATAGATTGTACCGGGATATTCTATAATGCAGGTAAGTTAACTCTAAATTCTTACAATGCCTCAAGCTATGATGCCGTACTTATTAATCGCGGACATATAACAGCAAATACAATATTCGGGAATAACAATACCGATATTCAAAATGCATGTTACATTGAAACTAGCGGCAATTTGACTTGCAGAAAATTAGTGATGGGAAGTAGTTCAGCCATCAAATGCGGAAGTTTCACTAATGATGGAACTAGCATTCTGACAATGACTGCTCATGAAAATTCAATGCTAACTTGCACAGGTGCTATAGATATGAATCGAATTATAACAGGACCAAGATCAGGTTATGCTCTGATTAAGTTTGACGGTAGCAAATTAAGTGACCGTATCAACTACAGCAATGTCGCAGTGAATAATAATATAATTTGCGATATAGCAAACCAAAGATCAAGCGGATCCATTCATTTCTGGAATTGGACTCCATTTGATTGGTTAGTCAACAGATTATATCACGGCGCTACTTATTGCAACGAAAACAAGGCCAATTTCCTCTTACCAGCCGGAGATTGCACTGGCGAAGGGTACGGCGCTAGCGGTTCTGACGACGTAAATGTAAATCCAATGAATTATACTTATGCTTATGAGGATAATTATCCTTCAGCAGGAGATTATGATTTTAATGATATTGTATTAAATGTGTCAACAGAATATGACAGAGAAAAGAGAACCAATGACATCAAAAAAATACAATACAATGTAACTCTTAGTGCAGTAGGTGCAACAAAGAAACTTGGAGCTGCTCTTCGACTGGTTGGCATAAACAAAAGCGCCATTAAGTCAATTACATTTGGTGGGGATCAAAATTCATTCAGACAAACTTTATCTGGTTCAATGTTTGAAGATGCTACTACGGAAACAAATGGTAGTGAAGTTGTTATCCCATTATTCGGAGATGCTCATGCAGTATATGGTTACAGCCAAAGGAAAATGCTTAATACTGGACTGGAAAATACCAATAAGCTGTATACCCTTGAAGTGATTATAGAATTGAATGATCAAACTAAAACAGCTCCTATCATTAGTATGGACAACCTAGACTTTTTCATTGCTTACGGGAATATTGGTTCCAGAACAGAAATTCATTTATATGAGATGAAAAATTATGGAGCTACAGCTAATGGAACGATACATCAACAAAATTTAGATGCAGCAGGCAATTATACTTGGGCTATCCGTGTCCCAGAATTTAAATACCCGAAAGAATCTGTTGGCATAACGACTGCATATCCAGACTTTCAAGCATGGGCAACAGATAGAATGGTGCATACTGATTGGTATAAGTCTTACTCTAATAGCAAAGTATATATCAGAGAATAG
- a CDS encoding response regulator, giving the protein MKKKIILIDDKPSIGKVVSIYLSSEYEFIYFESPIKAIEWLQKGEVPDLIISDIRMPDMRGDEFLSYIKKNELFKSIPVIMLSSEESTTERIRLLEEGAADYILKPFNPLELKVRIKKIIQ; this is encoded by the coding sequence ATGAAAAAGAAGATTATACTTATCGACGATAAGCCTTCCATCGGAAAAGTTGTATCTATCTATCTCAGCTCAGAATATGAGTTCATCTATTTCGAAAGCCCTATTAAAGCTATTGAGTGGTTGCAAAAAGGAGAAGTACCTGATCTAATCATATCAGACATTCGTATGCCTGATATGAGAGGAGACGAGTTTCTTAGCTACATCAAAAAGAATGAATTATTTAAATCAATACCGGTAATCATGCTCTCAAGTGAAGAAAGCACTACTGAAAGAATAAGATTACTCGAAGAGGGAGCTGCTGACTATATTTTGAAACCTTTCAATCCTCTTGAATTAAAAGTTCGCATAAAAAAGATAATTCAATAA
- a CDS encoding sugar transferase: MQHLIYIGENTQAIKRFSSMFQGAFHIASSCNRVSMIIDQIKEKEDISLFYEQKNQKEDLADISYLRKKHHQLYMVLITKGLEKEEALKYLKAGINNTISPKATEESFHFLNKFISQRKVNKKEKRKDNKIQMFKLPTWKRIFDLVFSTIALMFLSPLLCLTAIAIRLESKGSIIYKSKRVGSNYLIFDFLKFRSMYTNADKRLKDLNKLNQYQNEESAEPPICDNTIGSSEEEIVLISDDFVISEQDYISQKSQEKKNSFVKLEHDPRITKVGRFIRKYSIDELPQLINILIGDMSIVGNRPLPLYEAELLTSDEYIDRFMAPSGLTGLWQVEKRGESGKLSAEERKQLDITYAKTFSFWLDIKIIFKTLTAFIQKEDV, translated from the coding sequence ATGCAGCACCTTATCTACATAGGAGAGAACACTCAGGCCATCAAACGTTTTTCTAGTATGTTCCAAGGAGCATTCCATATCGCATCTTCGTGCAATAGGGTAAGCATGATTATTGACCAAATAAAAGAAAAAGAAGACATTTCACTCTTCTATGAACAGAAAAATCAAAAAGAAGATTTAGCAGATATATCCTATTTAAGAAAAAAGCACCATCAACTCTACATGGTATTGATTACTAAGGGGCTAGAAAAAGAAGAGGCTCTGAAATATCTAAAAGCAGGAATTAACAATACCATATCTCCTAAGGCTACAGAAGAATCATTCCACTTTTTGAATAAATTTATCTCTCAAAGGAAGGTAAACAAAAAAGAAAAAAGAAAGGACAACAAAATACAAATGTTTAAATTACCAACTTGGAAGAGAATATTTGATCTTGTCTTTTCTACTATTGCGCTGATGTTCTTATCGCCTTTATTGTGTCTGACCGCTATTGCTATACGACTAGAAAGCAAAGGAAGTATCATCTACAAATCGAAACGTGTAGGTAGCAATTACCTGATCTTTGATTTTTTGAAATTTCGCTCGATGTACACCAATGCCGACAAGCGATTAAAAGATCTCAATAAATTAAATCAATATCAAAACGAAGAAAGTGCGGAACCTCCTATTTGTGATAATACAATAGGAAGTAGCGAAGAAGAAATTGTTCTCATCTCTGATGATTTTGTTATATCCGAACAAGACTATATTAGCCAAAAATCTCAGGAGAAGAAAAATTCTTTCGTTAAATTGGAACATGATCCTCGCATTACAAAAGTAGGGCGTTTTATTAGAAAATATAGTATTGACGAACTACCACAACTCATTAACATATTAATTGGAGACATGTCTATCGTGGGAAATCGCCCTTTACCTCTTTACGAAGCGGAATTGTTGACCAGTGATGAATACATAGACCGCTTTATGGCACCTTCGGGACTCACCGGGTTATGGCAAGTGGAAAAACGAGGAGAATCCGGCAAATTATCTGCTGAAGAAAGAAAACAACTAGACATCACGTATGCTAAAACTTTTTCTTTCTGGCTGGATATTAAGATTATATTTAAAACTCTGACTGCTTTTATCCAAAAAGAAGATGTCTGA
- a CDS encoding glycosyltransferase family 2 protein: MSDTISYPLISIITINYNGLQDTCELIDSLYSCIHSVTYEIIVVDNASENQEASVIKQKYPSVNVIESKDNLGFSGGNNLGIRQAKGDFILLLNNDTLVEKDGFHQLIETFNQNPSVGMVCPKIRFADDEIIIQYAGYTELSSITLRNRAIGLGEKDKGQYNKCYQTSYVHGAAVMIRKEAINKVGLMPEIFFLYYEEIDWSTSFKEHGYEIWYNGNCTIYHKESQSVGQESAMRSYYMMRNRLLYAWRHKHGWQKWASIIYLMVIAAGKNSMLHISEKKPQLALAIFKGIIAFIFMKNKLKQQ; this comes from the coding sequence ATGTCTGATACGATTTCCTATCCACTCATCTCGATCATTACTATCAATTATAACGGTCTGCAAGATACATGCGAATTGATTGATTCTCTCTATTCCTGCATACACTCAGTAACGTATGAGATTATTGTAGTAGACAATGCATCAGAGAATCAGGAAGCATCGGTTATCAAACAGAAATACCCATCGGTCAATGTTATCGAAAGCAAGGATAACCTAGGCTTCTCCGGTGGAAATAACCTAGGCATCCGCCAGGCAAAAGGGGACTTCATCTTGCTTCTCAATAACGACACATTGGTCGAGAAAGATGGATTTCATCAATTAATAGAGACTTTTAATCAGAATCCATCTGTGGGAATGGTGTGTCCCAAGATACGTTTTGCCGATGATGAAATAATTATCCAATATGCCGGGTACACAGAACTAAGTAGTATTACCCTCAGAAACAGGGCTATAGGGCTAGGAGAAAAAGATAAGGGACAGTACAACAAATGTTATCAAACCTCTTATGTGCACGGTGCAGCTGTGATGATCAGAAAAGAAGCTATAAACAAAGTTGGCTTAATGCCGGAAATCTTCTTTCTATATTATGAAGAGATTGATTGGAGCACAAGTTTTAAAGAACACGGGTATGAGATATGGTACAATGGCAACTGTACCATCTATCACAAAGAGAGCCAAAGCGTAGGACAAGAGAGTGCAATGCGTAGCTATTATATGATGCGCAACAGACTTCTATACGCATGGCGGCATAAACATGGCTGGCAAAAATGGGCATCCATTATTTACCTGATGGTGATAGCTGCCGGAAAGAATAGTATGCTGCATATCTCTGAAAAAAAACCGCAACTAGCCCTTGCTATATTCAAAGGTATTATTGCCTTCATCTTTATGAAGAATAAATTAAAACAGCAATAA
- a CDS encoding acyltransferase, whose amino-acid sequence MMRLSLKEKIEKHPALKLMFHRFIMHPTKTRPQWWIRLFSFLYLKRGKGSVIYRSVRMDLPPFKRFSLGTYSVVEDYSCLNNAVGDLIIGNYTRIGLRNTIIGPVNIGNHVNLAQNVTVTALNHNFENVELRIDEQGITTSPVTIEDDVWVGANAVILPGVTLGKHSVVAAGSIVSHSIPPYSVCAGTPARIIKKYNFDNKKWEKTNF is encoded by the coding sequence ATAATGAGATTATCCCTGAAAGAAAAAATAGAAAAACATCCGGCATTAAAATTAATGTTTCACAGATTCATCATGCATCCTACAAAAACAAGGCCGCAATGGTGGATTCGTCTATTTAGCTTTCTTTATCTCAAACGAGGCAAAGGTTCTGTTATCTATCGAAGTGTACGCATGGATCTCCCTCCTTTTAAACGCTTTTCTCTAGGTACCTATTCTGTCGTAGAAGATTATTCCTGCCTAAATAATGCCGTAGGCGATCTTATTATAGGCAACTATACTCGCATCGGTCTGCGAAACACCATAATCGGGCCTGTTAACATTGGTAACCATGTCAATCTAGCTCAAAATGTTACCGTCACCGCCCTTAACCATAACTTTGAAAACGTAGAGCTTAGAATTGACGAACAAGGTATCACAACATCTCCTGTCACCATTGAAGACGATGTATGGGTAGGAGCTAACGCTGTCATTTTACCGGGAGTAACTCTTGGAAAACACTCAGTTGTAGCTGCCGGAAGCATAGTTAGCCACTCCATTCCTCCTTACTCAGTATGCGCAGGTACCCCTGCACGAATTATCAAAAAATACAATTTTGATAACAAAAAATGGGAAAAGACTAATTTCTAA